In the genome of Streptomyces sp. Tu 3180, the window GCTGATGGGGCGGCGGCAGCGGTGAACCCACTGCGTGCTGCATCCGGTGCCACTCCGTCTCGTTCTTCTGGGCTCGGTCCGCCTCCGGGGCGCTTCAGCCGGTGTCGAGGGGGCGAGCGCGCTCGGCCCTCGGGCCTGCGCGCTCGCCCCCTCGACACCGGCGCGTCCCTTCGGCTCACTCGCCGCGGGCGATGGGCGCTGACAGCAGGGGGGTACCCCGCGTGCCACCGAACGGTACCGCCCCCTGTCGTCGTTGTGTGAACGACCGGGAGCGGTCAGGAGTGCCCGCCGCGACGCGCCGGTGACCGGCGCGCCGGGCGCACGGGGACTCCCGGGCTACTCCCCCACCTCGCCGTACGCGGCGAGCAGGACGGCCGGGTCCGGTCCCTCCAGCACGGTGGGCTTGGCGAGGCCGTCGAGGACGATGAAGCGCAGCAGGTCGCCGCGGGACTTCTTGTCGACCTTCATGGTCTCCAGCAGCTTGGGCCACTGGTCGTAGCGGTAGTGCAGCGGCAGGCCGACCGCCTCGAGGATCGTGCGGTGGCGGTCCGCGGTCGCGTCGTCGAGACGGCCCGCCAGGCGGCCCAGTTCGGCGGCGAAGTGCATGCCCACCGACACCGCCGCGCCGTGACGCCACTTGTAGCGCTCGTTCTTCTCGATGGCGTGGCCCAGCGTGTGGCCGTAGTTGAGGATCTCCCTGAGGCCCGACTCCTTCAGGTCGGAGGAGACCACGTCGGCCTTGACCCGGATGGACCGCTCGATGAGCTCGGCGGTGTGCGGGCCGGCCGGGGTGCGGGCGGCCTGCGGGTCGGCCTCGATGAGGTCCAGGATCACGGGGTCGGCGATGAAGCCGGCCTTGATGACCTCCGCCAGCCCCGAGACGTAGTCGTTGACCGGGAGGGAGTCCAGCGCGGCCAGGTCGCACAGCACGCCGGCGGGCGGGTGGAAGGCCCCCACCAGGTTCTTGCCCTCGGCGGTGTTGATGCCGGTCTTGCCGCCGACGGCCGCGTCCACCATGGCCAGCACGGTGGTCGGGACGGCGATCCAGCGCACGCCGCGCAGCCAGGTGGCGGCCACGAACCCGGCCAGGTCGGTGGTCGCGCCGCCGCCCACGCCGACGATGACGTCGGTGCGGGTGAACCCGGACTGGCCCAGCGCCTTCCAGCAGTAGGCGGCGACCTCGGCGGTCTTGGCCTCCTCCGCGTTGGGCACCTGGACGGCGATCGCCTCGTAGCCCTGCTCGGCCAGGTCGGCGCGGAGCGCGTCGCCGGTCTCGGCCAGCGCCTCGGGGTGCACGATCGCCACCCGCTTGGCCCTGGTGCCGATCAGCCCGGCCAGCTCGCCCAGGAGCTGACGGCCCACCAGCACCTCGTAGGGCTCGGTGCCCGCCGTGCCGCCGACGGGGATCCGGGTCACTGCCTCGCTGCTCATCTTTCCTTCAACTCCAGTGCGTCCAGGGCGGCTTCGGTGACCTCTTCGGGGGTGCGGCCGTCCGTGGGCACGACGGCCGTGGCGACCTCCTCGTACAGGTGCCGCCGGGCCTCCATCAGCTCGCGCCACTGCCTGCGCGGGTTGACCGCGAGCAGCGGCCGGGCGGTGTTGAGGCCGGTGCGCCTGACCGCCTCCTCGACGTCCATCGACAGGTAGACGACCCGCTGCCCGGCGAGCAGCGCGCGGGTGTCGGCGTCGAGGATCGCGCCGCCGCCCAGCGCCAGGACACCGTCGTGCGCGGTGAGCGCGGTGCGCACCGCCCGCTTCTCGATCGCCCGGAAGGCGCCCTCGCCCTCGTCGACGAAGATGTCGGCGATGCTGCGGCCCTCACCGGCGACGATGTCGTCGTCGGTGTCCCGGTAGCCAACGCCCAGCCGCTCGGCCATCAGCCGCCCGACGGTGGACTTGCCCACGCCCATCGGGCCGACCAGCACGATCAGCGGTGGGGTCATCGGATGGCCAGGTTCTCGAGGTACGCCGTCACGTTGCGGCGGGTCTCGGTGACGCTGTCGCCGCCGAACTTCTCCGCCACCGCGTCCGCGAGGACGAGGGCGACCATCGCCTCGGCGACGATGCCGGCGGCCGGCACGGCGCACACGTCCGAGCGCTGGTGGTGCGCCGCGGCCTCCTCGCCGGTGGCGACGTCCACGGTCCTCAGCGCCCGCGGCACGGTCGCGATCGGCTTCATCGCCGCCCGCACCCGCAGCAGCTCACCGGTGGTCAGCCCGCCCTCGGTGCCGCCGGAACGGCCCGAGGCGCGCTTGATGCCCTCGCCGGTGGCGACGATCTCGTCGTGCGCCCGGGAGCCGGGCACCCGCGCCAGGTCGAAGCCGTCACCGACCTCGACGCCCTTGATCGCCTGGATGCCCATCAGCGCGGCGGCGAGCCGGGCGTCCAGACGCCGGTCCCAGTGCACGTGCGAGCCGAGCCCGACCGGCACGCCGTACGCCAGCACCTCCACCACACCGCCGAGGGTGTCGCCGTCCTTGTGGGCCTGGTCGATCTCCGCCACCATCGCCTTCGAGGCGTCCGCGTCCAGGCAGCGCACCGGGTCCGCGTCCAGCTTCACCACGTCGGCCGGGGTCGGGTACACGCCGTACGGCGCCTTCGCCGCGGCCAGTTCGACGACGTGGCTGACGATCTCGATGCCGGCGGTCTCCTTCAGGTACGACCGGGCCACCGCGCCCAGCGCCACCCGGGCCGCGGTCTCGCGGGCCGAGGCGCGCTCCAGGACCGGCCGGGCCTCGTCGAAGCCGTACTTCTGCATGCCGGCCAGGTCGGCGTGGCCGGGGCGGGGGCGGGTCAGCGGGGCGTTGCGCGCCAGGCCGGCCAGCACCTCCGGGTCGACCGGGTCGGCCGCCATGACCTGCTCCCACTTCGGCCACTCGGTGTTGCCCACCATGATCGCGACCGGAGAGCCGAGCGTGAGGCCGTGCCGGACACCGCCGAGGAAGGTGACCTCGTCCTGCTCGAACTTCATCCGGGCACCGCGCCCGTAGCCCAGCCGCCGCCTCGCCAGGTGGTCCGCCACCATCCGCGTGGTGATCGGCACGCCGGCGGGAAGACCCTCCAGCGTCGCGACGAGTGCGGGACCGTGGGACTCCCCCGCGGTCAGCCAGCGCAACCTGCTCAACGGTGCTCCTCCGTGCTCGCGCCCCGGTACTGCCTGCGTACGCGTCTCCTCGCGTACGGCTGCGGCGTGACGGGGTGCGCGGCCCCGGTCCGCCACCTCCGATCCTCCCACGTCCGGGCCGCGGATCAGGCCGCCGGTCCATCAGGCGGACGGGCGGGGGCACGGGCCGGACGGCCGGGGAGTCAGGCCGGGCCGTCGCCCTGTCGCTGCTGCCGGGGCGCGTGGGCGCCGAGGAAGTCGGCTCCGCTCGGCTGCTGCCGCGGCGGCGCGTACTGCCCCAGGTGGTCGGCTCCGCTCCCCTGCGGCCGGGGGGCGTACGGACCGAGGTGGTCGGCTCCGCTCCCCTGCCCGTACCCGGCCGCCGCGTGGACCGGCCGGCCCGCGCGGACGGCACGCCGGTGCGCGGTCCTGCGCCTGATCCTGATCGCCCAGGACGCCACCACGGCGAGCACGATCAGGACCAGCACCGTGATCTGCACCCAGTCGGGCAGGAAGCCCAGCACGGACTCGAACACCTGGGACTTCACCGACGCCGACGGCATGGCTGCGGACATGGAACGCGTTCCCCTCCCCGGTTCCGCCCCCTGCGGAACCGGGGGGATCCTAGCGGGTGGCCAGGGCCTGCTCGCCCGCTTTTCGCATGGCCTCCAGCGGGGCCGGTGCCCGCCCCGTCATCTGCTCGACCTGGAGCACGGCCTGGTGCACCAGCAGGTCGAGCCCGCCGACCACGGCACCGCCGTACGCCGACCAGCGGGCCGCGAGGGCGGTCGGCCACGGGTCGTAGAGCACGTCGAAGAGGGCCGCGGGGCGTTCCGGGACCGCCCGGGCGAGGCCGTCGGTGACACCCGCCGGGGTCGTGGCGACCACCAGCGGGGCGTGCAGGGCCTGCTCGGCGTCGTCCCAGTCCGCGATGCGCACCGTCGCGCCGAGCCGCTCGGCCCACTGCCGCATCTCGGCGGCGCGGGCCTCGCTGCGGACGTAGACGGCGATCTCGCCCGTGCAGATCCGCGCGAGTGCGGCGAGCGCGGAGGAGGCGGTGGCGCCCGCGCCGAGGATCGCGGCGGTGTCCACCGCGTCGATGCCGTGCTCGCGCAGGGCGGCGACCATGCCGGGGATGTCGGTGTTGTCGCCGGTCCGGCGGCCGTCCCGGGTGAGGACGACGGTGTTGACCGCGTCGACCGAGGCGGCGGTGTCGCTGACCGAGTCCAGCAGCGGGATCACGGCCCGCTTCAGGGGCATGGTCAGCGACAGCCCCGCCCACTCGGGACCGAGCGTCTCGAAGAACCCGGGCAGTGCCTTCTCGTCGATCTCGAAGCGGTCGTACGTCCAGCCCCCGAGTCCCAGCTCCGCGTAGGCGGCGCGGTGCAGCACCGGGGAGAGGGAGTGGGCGATCGGGGAGCCGAGCACGGCCGCCCGCTGCGCCCCGGCCCTAACTGGCATTGAACTTTTCCTTCAGCTTCAGGAAGTCGTCGTGCGTCTTGGCGAACTCGGTCTTGTTCACGCCGTCGGTGGCCACGAAGTAGATCCAGCCGTCCTCCGTGGGGTCCAGCGCAGCCCGCAGGGCCTCTTCGCCGGGGTTGCCGATGGGTCCGGGCGGCAGGCCCTTGTTGGTGTAGGTGTTGTACGGGTCCTGGTTGCTGTTGATCTCGGACTCGCTGATGTGGATGTTGCTCTCGCCCTGCAGGTAGTTGAAGGTCGAGTCGAACTGGAGCAGCTGGTTGGTCTCGGTGTTGGTGGGCTTGAGCCGGTTGTAGACGACCTCGGACATCTTGCGGAAGTCGTCGTGGGTCTTGCCCTCGGCCTGCACCAGGCTGGCGACCGTCACCAGCTCCCACGGCCCTTCGAGACCGAGGCTCTCCGCCTTCTCCTCGAAGTCCAGTGCCTCGTACTTGGCGACGGCCTGCTCCACCATCTTCCTCAGCACGTCCTCGGGCTTCTGCCCCTTGGTCACGCCGTAGCTCGACGGGAAGAGGAAGCCCTCCAGCGGGTCCTTGACGTTCTCGTGGTTCATCGCCCATTCGGGCAGGCCGAGGTTCTTCCACTCGGTCTCGGCGACCTCGGCGGTGGTGCCTTCCTTCACCTTGAGGCGCTTGTCGATGAGCTTGTAGATGTCGACGTTGCGCTTGCCCTCGGCGATGATCAGGTTGTTGCGGCTCTTCGGGCTGAGCATCAGCTCGACGGCGCTGGCGGCCGACATCTCCTTCTCCAGCGTGTAGACGCCGTCCTGGATCGTCTTGCCCTGGGGGTTGCTCTGCTGGGCCGCGACGAAGGCGTCGACGCTCTTGACCACGCCTTCTTCCTTGAGCACCTGGCCGATGGCGTACCCGCCGGCGCCCTTGGGGATCGTGACGGTGACCTGCTGGCCGTTGCCGTCCCCCGCGAAGTCCGGGGCGCTGCCGAAACGATCCTGGTAGAACTGGTACCCGAAATATCCGATTCCGGCGATGCCGCCGCCGAAGACCATGACCACCACGAGGCAGGCGAAGCCGTTGCGCCGCTTCTTCTCCTTGCCGCTGCGGCCCCGGCGCTCGCCGCGCCCGCGGCGGTCGCCCGGCTCGCCGTCCCGGCCGTCACCGTCGTCGCCGCCGCCCGCGAAGAAGGCGTGTTCGCCCTGGTCGGGGCCCGGGTCCCAGTCGGTCTGCGGCTCGGGTTCGGCACGCCGGCGGCCGGGCGCCGGCGGCGGATAGGCGTCGGGGGTGCTGTAGGGGTCGGCCTGCTCCCCGCCGTACGCCCCGGTCTGCTGCCCGTACGGGTCCGCCGGGCCGGCGGCGTACGGGTCCTGCGGGTGGGCGCCGGTCTGCCAGCCGCCGGTGTCGTACTGCTGCTGAGGGGGGTACTGCTGGTCGTGCTGCGGGTACTGCTGCGGCTGGGGGTAACCGTCCTGCTCGGCGGCGCCCCAGTCGCCGTACTGCTGCTGGGCGTGCGGCTGCTGCGGGTAATGCTGCGGCTGGCCGCCGTAGGGGGACTGCCGGTCCTGCTGCCCGGCCTGCTGTCCTCCCCATCCGCCGTCTCCGTACAACGGATCGTCCGGATGCCACGGTTCGGAGCCTTGGCCCCGGCCATACTCAGTCATCGATCCCCTAGAGCCGCGAGGGGGCGGTCACCCGGCCGCCTGACGACCCCGGCTTCCGTCCCGCCTCTCTCTGTGCGGAGGCTGTTCGAATGCCACCGCATCGCGCGGAACGTTACCGTATCGCGATCAGATGACCACTTCGACGCCCTCGCCGGGTGGTTCGTCTGACACCCGTTCGGATTCCAGTGCCTGCTGGAGGATGATCACAGCGGCCGCCTGATCGATGACGGACCGTCCCTTCCTGGACTTCACCCCCGAGGCCCGCAGCCCCTGGCTCGCCGTCACCGTGGTCATGCGTTCGTCCACGAGCCGCACCGGAAGGGGCGCGATCACGCGGGCCAGTTCCTGGGCGAAGCCGCGGACCTTGGCCGCGGCCGGACCCTCGCCCCCCTTGAGGGAGCGAGGGAGGCCGACGACGACCTCGATCGGCTCGTACTCCTCGACGAGCTGCTTCAGCCGCCGGTGGGCGGCCGGGACGTCCCGGCCGGGGACGGTCTCGACCGGGGTGGCGAGGATCCCGTCGGGGTCGCACGAGGCGACCCCGATCCGGGCGTCCCCGACGTCGATCGCGAGACGACGTCCTCTGCGCATCGTTTCCGGCCCTACTTCGCGGTGTCGGCGACGAGCCGCTCGACGGCGTCGACGGCCTCGCCGATGGCGGCGGGGTTCTGGCCGCCGCCCTGGGCGACGTCCGGCTTGCCGCCACCGCCGCCGCCGAGGGTCTTGGCGGCGGCGCGCACCAGGTCACCGGCCTTCAGGCCGCGCTCGCGGGCGGCCTCGTTGGTGGCGATGACCGTGAGCGGCTTGCCGTTGACCGTGGTGAACAGGGCGACCACCACGGCCCGTCCGCCCTGGATGCGGCCGCGCACGTCGAGGACCAGCTTGCGCAGGTCGTCGGCGGTGGTGCCGTCCGGGACCTGACCGGTGACGACGGCGATGCCGCGGACGTCCTTGGCGGACTCGGCGAGACCGGCGGCGGCCTGGAGCACCTTCTCGGCGCGGAACTTCTCGATCTCCTTCTCGGCGTCCTTCAGCTTGGCCAGCATGCCGGCCACCTTCTCCGGAAGCTCCTCGGAGCGGCCCTTGAGCAGTTCGGTGAGCTGGTTGACGACCGTGTGCTCGCGGGCGAGGAAGTTGTAGGCGTCCACGCCGACCAGGGCCTCGATACGGCGCACGCCGGAGCCGATGGAGGACTCGCCGAGCAGCTTCACCAGACCCAGCTGGGCGGTGTTGTGCACGTGGGTGCCGCCGCACAGCTCCTTGGAGAAGTCGCCGATGGTGACCACGCGGACGCGCTCGCCGTACTTCTCGCCGAACTCGGCGATGGCGCCCTGCTTCTTGGCCTCCTCGATGCCCATGACGTCGGCGCGCACGTCGAGGTCGCGGGCGAGCACCTCGTTGATCTTCTGCTCGACGTCGAGCATGACCGTCTGCGGCACGGCGGACGGGGAGCCGAAGTCGAAGCGGAAGCGGCCGGGCTGGTTCTCGGAACCGGCCTGGGCGGCCGTCGGGCCGAGGGCGTCGCGCAGGGCCTGGTGGGTGAGGTGGGTGGCCGAGTGGGCGCGGGCGATGGCCGTGCGGCGGCGGGCGTCGATGGAGGCGTGGGCCTTGGCTCCGACGGTGACCTCGCCGACCTGGACGACGCCCTTGTGGACGTAGACGCCGGGGACCGGCTTCTGGCAGTCGCGGACCTCGATGACGGCACCGGTGTCCACCTTGATGCGGCCGGTGTCGCCGATCTGGCCGCCGCCCTCGGCGTAGAACGGGGTGCGGTCGAGGACGATCTCGACCTCGTCGCCCTCGGTGGCGGCCGGCGAGGAGGCGCCGTCGACGAGGATGCCGACGACCGTCGACTCGCCCTCGGTGTCGGTGTAGCCGATGAAGTCGGTGGCACCGGCCCGGTCGGCGATCTCGCGGTAGGCGCCGAGGTCGGCGTGGCCGGTCTTCTTGGCCTGGGCGTCGGCCTTGGCGCGCTCCCGCTGCTCCTTCATCAGGCGGCGGAAGCCCTCCTCGTCCACGGACAGCCCCTGCTCGGCGGCCATCTCCAGGGTGAGGTCGATCGGGAAGCCCCAGGTGTCGTGGAGCAGGAAGGCCTTGTCGCCGGGCAGCACGGTGGAGCCGGCGGCCTTGGTGTCGCTGACGGCGGTGTCGAGGATGTTGGTGCCGGCCTTCAGCGTCTTGAGGAAGGCGTTCTCCTCGGCGAGGGCGACCTTCTCGATCCGCTCGCGGTCGGTGATCAGCTCGGGGTACTGCTGCCCCATCATGCCGATCACGACGTCGATCAGGTCCTTGACGACCGGGCCGGTGGCGCCGAGCAGGCGCATGTTGCGGATGGCGCGGCGCATGATGCGGCGCAGCACGTAGCCGCGGCCCTCGTTGCCCGGGGTGACGCCGTCGCCGATGAGCATGGTGGCGGTGCGCATGTGGTCGGTGACCACGCGCAGGGAGACGTCCGAGGCGTGGGCGTCGCCGTAGCGGACGCCGGTCAGCTCGGTGGCCTTGTCGATCACGGCCATGGAGGTGTCGATCTCGTACATGTTCTGCACGCCCTGCAGAATCATGGCGAGCCGCTCGAGACCGAGGCCGGTGTCGATGTTCTTGCTCGGCAGGTCCCCGAGGATCTCGAAGTTGTCCTTGCCGGTGCCCTCGCCCCGCTCGTACTGCATGAAGACGAGGTTCCAGATCTCCACGTACCGCTCGTCGTTGACGGCGGGGCCGCCCTCGGCGCCGAACTCGGGGCCGCGGTCGTAGTTGATCTCGGAGCAGGGGCCGCAGGGGCCGGGGACGCCCATGGACCAGTAGTTGTCCTTCATGCCGAGGCGCTGGATGCGCTCCTTCGGCACGCCGACGACCTCGTGCCAGATGCGCTCGGCCTCGTCGTCGTCCTTGTAGACGGTGATCCACAGGCGCTCGGGGTCGAGGCCGTAACCGCCCTTGTCCTGGGGGCTGGTGAGCAGCTCCCAGGCGAGCTTGATGGCGCCTTCCTTGAAGTAGTCGCCGAAGGAGAAGTTGCCGCACATCTGGAAGAAGGTGCCGTGCCGGGTGGTCTTGCCGACCTCTTCGATGTCGGGCGTGCGCACGCACTTCTGCACGCTGGTGGCGCGCTCGAAGGGCGGCTTGACCTCACCCAGGAAGTAGGGCTTGAAGGGCACCATGCCGGCCGGGACGAGCAGCAGAGTCGGGTCGTCCGCGATGAGCGACGCCGAAGGGACGACGGTGTGCCCGCGCTCCTCGAAGAAGCTCAGCCAGCGGCGGCGGATCTCGGCCGACTCCATCAGTGGTCCTCATTCCGGTTGTACGGGTACGTCTTGTGCGTCGGTTCGTACGTCGGCTCGTGCGCCGGTTCACGCGCAGGGCCCTCGACGTACGGAGGGGTGTTGCGGTTCTCGATGACGGCGTAGCGCCGCGGCGGGGGCAGTTCGCGGTCGACGGGGGCGTTGAGCCCGAGCGCGTCGCCCAGTTCGGCCTCCCGCCGGGCCATGTGGTCGCGGACCTCGAGCGCGAAGTCCACGGCGCGGTCCTTGAGCCTGCCGCCGGTCTCGATCGCCTTGTTCGCCGCGGTCACGGCGAGGTTCTCGGGCGTCAGCTGCTTGAGCTTGCGGTTGACCTTGGTGGTGGCCCACACGCCGGCGGCGACGCCGGTGCTGAACCAGAACGTACGGCGGAACATGGCGGGTCAGTCCCTCTTTCCACGGGTGCGCTTCTCCCGCCGGGTGCCCGGTACGGTGCGGCCCACGACCACGGTGCGCCTCGGCGTCCTGGCCTCGGCGTCCTCCTTGCGGCCGCTGACGGCCCGGCGCACGCCGTAGCCGAAGGCGGCCACCTTGACGAGCGGCCCGCCGAAGGTGGAGGCCACGGTGGTGGACAGCGCGGAGGCGTTGGAGGTGACCTCCTGCACGTCGGAGGCGATCGCGTCGACCCGTTCGATCTGGGTCTGCGCGGAGCGCACCGCCGCGGAGGCGTCGGCCAGCAGCGGGACGGCCTGGTCGGTGACGTCCGCCACGAGCTTGGTGGTCGCCCTGAGCGTCTGGGCCAGCCTCGCGAGGGCCACCGCGAGGAAGGAGACCAGGATCGCCCAGAAGACGGCCACCAGGATTCCGGCCACCTCTCCACCGGACACTGTGTGCACCCGCTCCCTGAAAACGTGCCTGAACATCGAGAAAGTCGTGTCACCGAGCCTATCGCGCCGGTGATGGGAGTCCGTACCGGATTACCGCCCGGCGCCGGTGGAGTTGCGCGAAGCGATTGTACGGAGTGAATACGGTTCAGTACGCTGCGTATCCCATGCGGGACCTTCGGCACGTTTCCACGCCGGGACACGGCGATCTGCCCCTGGA includes:
- a CDS encoding shikimate kinase, which encodes MTPPLIVLVGPMGVGKSTVGRLMAERLGVGYRDTDDDIVAGEGRSIADIFVDEGEGAFRAIEKRAVRTALTAHDGVLALGGGAILDADTRALLAGQRVVYLSMDVEEAVRRTGLNTARPLLAVNPRRQWRELMEARRHLYEEVATAVVPTDGRTPEEVTEAALDALELKER
- the mltG gene encoding endolytic transglycosylase MltG, with translation MTEYGRGQGSEPWHPDDPLYGDGGWGGQQAGQQDRQSPYGGQPQHYPQQPHAQQQYGDWGAAEQDGYPQPQQYPQHDQQYPPQQQYDTGGWQTGAHPQDPYAAGPADPYGQQTGAYGGEQADPYSTPDAYPPPAPGRRRAEPEPQTDWDPGPDQGEHAFFAGGGDDGDGRDGEPGDRRGRGERRGRSGKEKKRRNGFACLVVVMVFGGGIAGIGYFGYQFYQDRFGSAPDFAGDGNGQQVTVTIPKGAGGYAIGQVLKEEGVVKSVDAFVAAQQSNPQGKTIQDGVYTLEKEMSAASAVELMLSPKSRNNLIIAEGKRNVDIYKLIDKRLKVKEGTTAEVAETEWKNLGLPEWAMNHENVKDPLEGFLFPSSYGVTKGQKPEDVLRKMVEQAVAKYEALDFEEKAESLGLEGPWELVTVASLVQAEGKTHDDFRKMSEVVYNRLKPTNTETNQLLQFDSTFNYLQGESNIHISESEINSNQDPYNTYTNKGLPPGPIGNPGEEALRAALDPTEDGWIYFVATDGVNKTEFAKTHDDFLKLKEKFNAS
- the alaS gene encoding alanine--tRNA ligase translates to MESAEIRRRWLSFFEERGHTVVPSASLIADDPTLLLVPAGMVPFKPYFLGEVKPPFERATSVQKCVRTPDIEEVGKTTRHGTFFQMCGNFSFGDYFKEGAIKLAWELLTSPQDKGGYGLDPERLWITVYKDDDEAERIWHEVVGVPKERIQRLGMKDNYWSMGVPGPCGPCSEINYDRGPEFGAEGGPAVNDERYVEIWNLVFMQYERGEGTGKDNFEILGDLPSKNIDTGLGLERLAMILQGVQNMYEIDTSMAVIDKATELTGVRYGDAHASDVSLRVVTDHMRTATMLIGDGVTPGNEGRGYVLRRIMRRAIRNMRLLGATGPVVKDLIDVVIGMMGQQYPELITDRERIEKVALAEENAFLKTLKAGTNILDTAVSDTKAAGSTVLPGDKAFLLHDTWGFPIDLTLEMAAEQGLSVDEEGFRRLMKEQRERAKADAQAKKTGHADLGAYREIADRAGATDFIGYTDTEGESTVVGILVDGASSPAATEGDEVEIVLDRTPFYAEGGGQIGDTGRIKVDTGAVIEVRDCQKPVPGVYVHKGVVQVGEVTVGAKAHASIDARRRTAIARAHSATHLTHQALRDALGPTAAQAGSENQPGRFRFDFGSPSAVPQTVMLDVEQKINEVLARDLDVRADVMGIEEAKKQGAIAEFGEKYGERVRVVTIGDFSKELCGGTHVHNTAQLGLVKLLGESSIGSGVRRIEALVGVDAYNFLAREHTVVNQLTELLKGRSEELPEKVAGMLAKLKDAEKEIEKFRAEKVLQAAAGLAESAKDVRGIAVVTGQVPDGTTADDLRKLVLDVRGRIQGGRAVVVALFTTVNGKPLTVIATNEAARERGLKAGDLVRAAAKTLGGGGGGKPDVAQGGGQNPAAIGEAVDAVERLVADTAK
- a CDS encoding DUF948 domain-containing protein, with translation MSGGEVAGILVAVFWAILVSFLAVALARLAQTLRATTKLVADVTDQAVPLLADASAAVRSAQTQIERVDAIASDVQEVTSNASALSTTVASTFGGPLVKVAAFGYGVRRAVSGRKEDAEARTPRRTVVVGRTVPGTRREKRTRGKRD
- the aroB gene encoding 3-dehydroquinate synthase; translation: MSSEAVTRIPVGGTAGTEPYEVLVGRQLLGELAGLIGTRAKRVAIVHPEALAETGDALRADLAEQGYEAIAVQVPNAEEAKTAEVAAYCWKALGQSGFTRTDVIVGVGGGATTDLAGFVAATWLRGVRWIAVPTTVLAMVDAAVGGKTGINTAEGKNLVGAFHPPAGVLCDLAALDSLPVNDYVSGLAEVIKAGFIADPVILDLIEADPQAARTPAGPHTAELIERSIRVKADVVSSDLKESGLREILNYGHTLGHAIEKNERYKWRHGAAVSVGMHFAAELGRLAGRLDDATADRHRTILEAVGLPLHYRYDQWPKLLETMKVDKKSRGDLLRFIVLDGLAKPTVLEGPDPAVLLAAYGEVGE
- the aroC gene encoding chorismate synthase is translated as MSRLRWLTAGESHGPALVATLEGLPAGVPITTRMVADHLARRRLGYGRGARMKFEQDEVTFLGGVRHGLTLGSPVAIMVGNTEWPKWEQVMAADPVDPEVLAGLARNAPLTRPRPGHADLAGMQKYGFDEARPVLERASARETAARVALGAVARSYLKETAGIEIVSHVVELAAAKAPYGVYPTPADVVKLDADPVRCLDADASKAMVAEIDQAHKDGDTLGGVVEVLAYGVPVGLGSHVHWDRRLDARLAAALMGIQAIKGVEVGDGFDLARVPGSRAHDEIVATGEGIKRASGRSGGTEGGLTTGELLRVRAAMKPIATVPRALRTVDVATGEEAAAHHQRSDVCAVPAAGIVAEAMVALVLADAVAEKFGGDSVTETRRNVTAYLENLAIR
- a CDS encoding shikimate dehydrogenase, which gives rise to MPVRAGAQRAAVLGSPIAHSLSPVLHRAAYAELGLGGWTYDRFEIDEKALPGFFETLGPEWAGLSLTMPLKRAVIPLLDSVSDTAASVDAVNTVVLTRDGRRTGDNTDIPGMVAALREHGIDAVDTAAILGAGATASSALAALARICTGEIAVYVRSEARAAEMRQWAERLGATVRIADWDDAEQALHAPLVVATTPAGVTDGLARAVPERPAALFDVLYDPWPTALAARWSAYGGAVVGGLDLLVHQAVLQVEQMTGRAPAPLEAMRKAGEQALATR
- the ruvX gene encoding Holliday junction resolvase RuvX, which codes for MRRGRRLAIDVGDARIGVASCDPDGILATPVETVPGRDVPAAHRRLKQLVEEYEPIEVVVGLPRSLKGGEGPAAAKVRGFAQELARVIAPLPVRLVDERMTTVTASQGLRASGVKSRKGRSVIDQAAAVIILQQALESERVSDEPPGEGVEVVI